In the Parasteatoda tepidariorum isolate YZ-2023 chromosome 3, CAS_Ptep_4.0, whole genome shotgun sequence genome, one interval contains:
- the LOC139425196 gene encoding uncharacterized protein has product MFLASKGFKKEDLIIVAQEIGEVLPQKATVADLKTIILKSKEYLSDPDFVTSVLVTTVNDRRQKEEYEERHREYEERQREYEERENIRKHELELARLQATSQRTGESPPNVINASTRKQFNLPKLELRQFSGDLKDWLPFWGQFEQINNDTDIAPENKFQYLIQATTVGFREVVESFPPTAANYTKAVDSLKARFGKDDLLVEVYVRELLKLIVSVEKHERISMTSLYDKLESYLRALETLGVTTEKCASILFPWYNLASKKSF; this is encoded by the coding sequence atgtttttagcatcaaaaggatttaaaaagGAAGATCTTATTATTGTTGCCCAAGAAATTGGCGAAGTATTACCTCAAAAAGCTACTGTAGCGGATCTGAAAACGatcattttgaaaagtaaagaatatttatctGATCCAGATTTTGTAACAAGTGTATTGGTAACTACAGTCAATGATCGACGACAAAAGGAGGAATATGAAGAGAGACATAGGGAATATGAAGAGAGACAAAGAGAATATGAAGAGagagaaaatataagaaaacatgAACTGGAGTTGGCGAGACTTCAAGCTACATCGCAAAGAACCGGTGAGTCTCCGCCAAATGTTATTAATGCCAGTACcagaaagcaatttaatttgCCAAAATTAGAACTTAGGCAATTTAGTGGAGATTTAAAAGATTGGCTACCATTTTGGGGacaatttgaacaaattaataACGATACAGATATTGCCCCTGAAAACAAGTTTCAATACCTGATACAAGCTACAACTGTTGGATTTAGAGAAGTTGTAGAAAGCTTTCCCCCAACAGCTGCAAACTATACCAAAGCAGTAGATAGCCTCAAAGCCCGATTTGGCAAGGATGACCTTTTGGTCGAAGTTTATGTTAGGGAATTGTTGAAGCTCATAGTTTCCGTTGAAAAGCATGAAAGGATATCTATGACGTCCCTTTATGACAAACTAGAGTCATATCTTAGAGCTTTAGAAACGTTAGGTGTTACGACCGAGAAATGCGCTTCAATACTATTCCCATGGTATAATCTTGCTTCCAAGAAGAGTTTCTAA